One Tenrec ecaudatus isolate mTenEca1 chromosome 12, mTenEca1.hap1, whole genome shotgun sequence DNA segment encodes these proteins:
- the MYL9 gene encoding myosin regulatory light polypeptide 9, which yields MSSKRAKAKTTKKRPQRATSNVFAMFDQSQIQEFKEAFNMIDQNRDGFIDKEDLHDMLASLGKNPTDEYLEGMMSEAPGPINFTMFLTMFGEKLNGTDPEDVIRNAFACFDEEASGFIHEDHLRELLTTMGDRFTDEEVDEMYREAPIDKKGNFNYVEFTRILKHGAKDKDD from the exons ATGTCCAGCAAACGGGCCAAGGCCAAGACCACCAAGAAGCGGCCACAGAGGGCCACTTCCAATGTCTTCGCGATGTTTGACCAGTCCCAGATCCAGGAGTTTAAGGAAGCCTTCAACATGATCGACCAGAACCGCGATGGCTTCATCGACAAGGAGGACCTGCACGACATGCTGGCCTCGCTGG GGAAGAACCCCACGGACGAGTACCTGGAGGGCATGATGAGCGAGGCCCCGGGGCCCATCAACTTCACCATGTTCCTCACCATGTTTGGGGAGAAGCTGAACGGCACAGACCCCGAGGATGTGATCCGTAACGCCTTTGCCTGTTTCGACGAGGAGGCCTCAG GTTTCATCCACGAGGACCACCTGCGGGAGCTGCTTACCACCATGGGCGACCGCTTCACGGACGAGGAGGTGGACGAGATGTACCGTGAGGCTCCCATCGATAAGAAAGGCAACTTCAACTACGTGGAGTTCACCCGCATCCTCAAACACGGCGCCAAGGACAAGGACGACTAA